A window of Arcobacter acticola genomic DNA:
TTATATTTCTAATTTCTAGTATAAATATCTTACTTCAAACAAGTAGTTTTTCTTTAGTGATTCCATCCCTTGAGTTTTCACAAATTGGCTACTCTTTTTTATTAGCCTTTTGGGCAATTGTTGGATGGGAAGTAATAGGTAACTATTCAAATGAAGTGAAAGAGACAAAAACTCTTACAAATGCTGTAATTTTTTCAGCAATCATAGTGTCATTGGTTTATATTTTGATTTGTTTAGCTATTTTGTTTGGAGATTTTGAGAAAAAAGGAATTGAAGCTTTTAAATTAATTTGGTTAATTGAGCCTATTTTTAAATCATATTCAAATCTAATATTATCAAGCATATCTATGATTTTGTGTGTTGGAACTTTGATTTTATTTGTAGGTGGAGTTGCAAGACTCATATCATCTTTAAAACTAACTACTTATACCTCAAAACATCTAAGTAATAAAACACCAATTGGTGCTTTAAATTTATTATCAATGATTTATATTATTACACTTATTTTAGTGCATTTTGAAGTTTTATCACTTGATAATCTAGTAGCTTTTGCAGATGGATTTTTTATTGCAAATGCAATTATTGGACTTATAACTGCTATTGTCATATTTAAAAAAGGATTTCTTAGAAATTGTTCAATATTTTTAACTTTTTTATTTTTTATAATACTTCTATTTTCAAATATTTTTATATTAGTGCTTATTATTTCACTTTTTATTTTCACATTTTTCAAGAAGTAGTAAATACTACTTCTGTTGACTTACATACTCATTTGCAATTTTTTCACTTGTAGTTGAAAAGTTTGTTAATCTTTTCATAACTAAAGTTGCTGTTAAATCCCCTGTTACATTTATAGTAGTTCGGCACATATCTAAGATTCTATCAACTCCTAGAATAAGGGCAATTCCTTCAAGGGGAACACCAATACTTTGTAAAATTGTAGCAAGTATTACAATACCAACTCCTGGAGTACTAGGTGTTCCAATAGATGCTCCAACTGTTGTAAGTGCTAATACAAAAAGTTCTACAAAGCTTAAATCAATAGAAAAAACTTGAGCTAAAAAAACAGCCGCACAAACTTGATAAAGTGCTGTTCCATCCATATTAATAGTTGCACCCAAAGGTATAACAAACTTTGAAATAGATGTTGGAACTTCAAGTTTAGTTTCTGCTGTATTTATAGACAAGGGCATAACAGCCGCTGAACTCGACGTTGAAAAAGCCATAAGCTGAACCTCTTTTATTTTTCCTAAAAACTCTAAGGGTTTCATTTTTGAAGCTAAATAAACTATTATTAAATAAAAACACAAAATTAAAACTAAACCAAAAATAACTGTAAATATATACATAAGCATTGAAGAAATAGCATCAAATCCGATTTTAATAGTAATACTACAAATCAATCCAAACACAGCATAAGGAGCTAATTTCATAGCCCACTCTACAATTTTCATAGAAAAAGCTTGCAAGGATTTAGATAAATCAATCAAAGGTTTTGATTCTTCCTCTTTTAGGCTCAAAAGTGCAACTCCAATAAAAATTGCCAAAATTACAAAGGCTAAAATATTTCCAGAAAGCTCAGCTTTTGCAACACTTACAGGTATTAAATCCACTAATAAATCAGGTATAGATATATTTTGAGCCTCTTTTACAACTTGAATATTTGCTACTGACATTTGATTTATCATCTCTTTTGAAACATAAGAACCTGGATTTATAAAAGTGGTAATCAAAATCCCTATACTTACAGCAAATAGCGTTGTAAAAACAAAATAAGGAATAATTACTAAACCTAGTTTTTTAAGAATTGCAACACTTTTTGCGCTTGTAATTCCTAAAATAATAGAACTTAAAACTAAAGGAATTACAATCATTTTTATTAAAGCTAAGAAAACATTTCCAATAAGTGCTATCCAAGGAGCTAATTTTAGTGCTAACTCATTTGAAATTAAAGCAAAAGCAGAAGGAGAAAGAAGTAAACCGATTACTATTCCACTTATCATTCCAAGTATTACTTGAAACCACAATTTACCTAATAGATTTTTCATTTTAAACCTTTTTTATTTTAAAAAATAATGCATATAAAACTGGAACAAAACCAAGGGTAAACATAGTTGATATCATTAAACCAAAAATAATTGATATGGCCATAGGCTCCCACATAACTCCTCCACTATACCACAAAGGAACTAATCCTAATATTGTTGTTAGTGTTGTTAAGATAATTGGTCTAAACCTACTAATACTAGCTTCAATAATTGCATCATAAGAGCTAAAACCATTTTGCTCTTCTTCTATTTTTATTCGCTCTATTAATACAATTGCATTATTAATTACAATTCCTGAAAGGGAAATAATTCCTAAAAGTGTCATAAAACCAAAATATGAATTTGTAATAAATAAACCAAATGAAACCCCAATTATTCCCAAAGGAATTGCAGTTAATATAATAAGTGGTTTTCTTACAGAATTAAACTGAGCAACCATTAAAAGTAATATTGCCATAAAAGCAATTGGAAGGTTTACAGCAATTGAATCATTTGCTTTTCCAGAAGCTTCAAACTCTCCTCCAAATTCATAATAATATCCCAAGTCAAAAGATTTTGAATACTCATCAAGCCATGGTTTTATAGTTTCAAAAACAGCTAAAGCATTGTAACCATCTTTTATATCAGAACCTACAATTATTGTTTTTAACCTATCTCTTCTGATGATTTTTGATTCTTCATAAACTACATTTACACTAGCTACTTGAGATAATGGAATATTTTTACCACTGCTTTGAGAATAAACATTTATAGTTTCTAATCTATTTATATCATCTTTTGTATTTTCATTTGAACGAATAATTATCGGAATTAACTTATCTTCTTTTCTAAAAGTTGTTACTTCAAATCCACTAAGGCTTGTTTGTAAAGAAAGTGCAATATCAAGATTTGAAATTCCTTCTTTTAAAGCTTTTGCTTCATCTATTTGAATAGTTAATTTTTTATTTCTAAGTCCCCAATCATCTACAATATTTTTAACTCCATCTATTTTTGCTAATTCTTGTTTTATTTTTGAACTTAACTCAAAAAGTTTATCGGTATCTTTTCCACTAATTCTAATTTCTATTGGTTTTTTAACAGGAGGTCCCATTGCTAATGTTTTTGCATTTACTTGCATATCAGGGAAATTTGTTTTTGCAAAATTTTCGATATCTTTTCTAATTGGTGTTAAATCACTATTCTCTTTTGCATTTATTAAAATTGTACTATATTCAGCACTTGCAAGTTCTTGCTCATAAGATAACCAAAATCTAGGTGCACTCTCTCCTATAAATGAAACAAAGTTTACAACTTCACTCTCTTGTGCTTTTGACATATATTTTTCTTTTATATATCTTTCAATTGTTTGTACATTATTTTTAGTAGTTTCAATAGCAGTTCCAACAGGAAGATTTATTTCAACAGTAAAAGTAGATTCACTTGATGGTGGGAAAAATTTCTTTGGAACATAATCTAAAAGTTTTAATGAAGCAACAAAAACAACTACTACAAAAATCACTACCACTATTTTATTTGTAAGAACAAAATTTAAAAAGCCCCTATAAAAAATCTGAAAATGACTCTCTTTATGCTCTTTTTGTAAATCTTTTTTCAAAAAATATTTACTTAAAACAGGAGTTAAAGTAAGAGCTAAAACCCAAGAACATAAAAGCGTAATTGTTACAACTTTAAAAATAGAATTTGTATATTCACCCGTACTTGATTTTGCTAAAAATATTGGCAAAAATGCAGCTGAAGTAGTAAGTGCAGATGTTAAAAGTGGAATTTTTAATTCATTAGCACTTTGAAGTGATGCTTCAACTACATTTTTCCCCCTTTGCATTAAAACCATAATAGATTCACTCATTACAATAGCACTATCAACTAATAGTCCCAAGGAGATAATAAGAGCAGCAAGGGATACTTGGTCAAGCCAAATATCAAATATTGACATTATTATAAATGAAGTCAAAATTGACATAGGAATTAAAACAGCAACTATAAGACCAGTTCGTAAACCAAGAGAAAAAAGCATAACAATAACAACTAAAGCCATAGCTTGAAGTAGATTATTTACAAAATCCCCTACTATTTTTCCTACTATTTTTGGCTCATTAAAAAGTCTATCAAGTTTTACACCCAAAGGAAGTTTTTCTTGAATTTCTTTTGTAAGTTTGTCTATTTGCTCTCCAAGTTTAATAATATCTCCATCTTTTTTCATAGATATTGCTAAAACCAAAGATGCTTTGCCATCTTTTTGTACTATAAATGAACTTGGATTTTTATACTCATATTTTATCTTTGCAATATCTTTTAGATAAATTTGTTCTGATGTATTTAAAGGAATTATTGTATTTCCAATTTGAGTTACATTTTCATAATTTCCCGATGGTTCAATTGAAAGTCTATTTGTATCAACTTTTATATTTCCACCTGAAAGAACTATATTTTTGCTCTCTAAAATATTTTTTAAATAACTTGCACTTAAATTTAATCTCGCCATTTTAGAGTTATCAAATTCCACATACACAACTTGTGGTTGGATTCCTAAAATTTCAATTTTTGCAACATTATCAAGTCTTAAAAATATATCTTTAGTATCATTTGCAATATCTTCAAGTTCTTTGGGACTTAATCCATCACTTGAAATAGAAATCATTGAACCATAAACATCTCCAAATTCATCATTTACTATTGGTTTTGATGTTCCACTTGGAAGCTGTCTTGCCCCATCTTCTACTTTTCTTCGAAGACTATCCCAAATTGGTCGCATATTTTTATGTTTTTCTAAAATATTTACAAAAATAATAGATACAC
This region includes:
- a CDS encoding APC family permease gives rise to the protein MHNQEKKLNTFTLSGLIIGPILGSGVILLPSMLYNMIGNYSLIIWAIILSLGFIFALVFGKLAILYPGDGGVSLATKEALGKKYQLLTSFYLICAVFFGPVAVLLIAGQFIKPYFPDTSVVTLGFFIYLVTYALLLFRIDFIGKLMLIVSSAITIIFLISSINILLQTSSFSLVIPSLEFSQIGYSFLLAFWAIVGWEVIGNYSNEVKETKTLTNAVIFSAIIVSLVYILICLAILFGDFEKKGIEAFKLIWLIEPIFKSYSNLILSSISMILCVGTLILFVGGVARLISSLKLTTYTSKHLSNKTPIGALNLLSMIYIITLILVHFEVLSLDNLVAFADGFFIANAIIGLITAIVIFKKGFLRNCSIFLTFLFFIILLFSNIFILVLIISLFIFTFFKK
- a CDS encoding dicarboxylate/amino acid:cation symporter translates to MKNLLGKLWFQVILGMISGIVIGLLLSPSAFALISNELALKLAPWIALIGNVFLALIKMIVIPLVLSSIILGITSAKSVAILKKLGLVIIPYFVFTTLFAVSIGILITTFINPGSYVSKEMINQMSVANIQVVKEAQNISIPDLLVDLIPVSVAKAELSGNILAFVILAIFIGVALLSLKEEESKPLIDLSKSLQAFSMKIVEWAMKLAPYAVFGLICSITIKIGFDAISSMLMYIFTVIFGLVLILCFYLIIVYLASKMKPLEFLGKIKEVQLMAFSTSSSAAVMPLSINTAETKLEVPTSISKFVIPLGATINMDGTALYQVCAAVFLAQVFSIDLSFVELFVLALTTVGASIGTPSTPGVGIVILATILQSIGVPLEGIALILGVDRILDMCRTTINVTGDLTATLVMKRLTNFSTTSEKIANEYVSQQK
- a CDS encoding efflux RND transporter permease subunit, which encodes MNITSFALKNDKVTIVFSLLLFIYGIISFLDLPRAKDPGFIIRTATVVTHFPGASAKRVEQLVTDKLEKEIQQMSEIDFIKSTSKSGVSIIFVNILEKHKNMRPIWDSLRRKVEDGARQLPSGTSKPIVNDEFGDVYGSMISISSDGLSPKELEDIANDTKDIFLRLDNVAKIEILGIQPQVVYVEFDNSKMARLNLSASYLKNILESKNIVLSGGNIKVDTNRLSIEPSGNYENVTQIGNTIIPLNTSEQIYLKDIAKIKYEYKNPSSFIVQKDGKASLVLAISMKKDGDIIKLGEQIDKLTKEIQEKLPLGVKLDRLFNEPKIVGKIVGDFVNNLLQAMALVVIVMLFSLGLRTGLIVAVLIPMSILTSFIIMSIFDIWLDQVSLAALIISLGLLVDSAIVMSESIMVLMQRGKNVVEASLQSANELKIPLLTSALTTSAAFLPIFLAKSSTGEYTNSIFKVVTITLLCSWVLALTLTPVLSKYFLKKDLQKEHKESHFQIFYRGFLNFVLTNKIVVVIFVVVVFVASLKLLDYVPKKFFPPSSESTFTVEINLPVGTAIETTKNNVQTIERYIKEKYMSKAQESEVVNFVSFIGESAPRFWLSYEQELASAEYSTILINAKENSDLTPIRKDIENFAKTNFPDMQVNAKTLAMGPPVKKPIEIRISGKDTDKLFELSSKIKQELAKIDGVKNIVDDWGLRNKKLTIQIDEAKALKEGISNLDIALSLQTSLSGFEVTTFRKEDKLIPIIIRSNENTKDDINRLETINVYSQSSGKNIPLSQVASVNVVYEESKIIRRDRLKTIIVGSDIKDGYNALAVFETIKPWLDEYSKSFDLGYYYEFGGEFEASGKANDSIAVNLPIAFMAILLLMVAQFNSVRKPLIILTAIPLGIIGVSFGLFITNSYFGFMTLLGIISLSGIVINNAIVLIERIKIEEEQNGFSSYDAIIEASISRFRPIILTTLTTILGLVPLWYSGGVMWEPMAISIIFGLMISTMFTLGFVPVLYALFFKIKKV